One stretch of Glycine soja cultivar W05 chromosome 7, ASM419377v2, whole genome shotgun sequence DNA includes these proteins:
- the LOC114418748 gene encoding UPF0481 protein At3g47200-like, with protein MAHATNNNPSADASLPETKYIDMVKHVINIRVLGVLEELRLSERSIYKVPCTLRKVKEEAYTPLCISIGPIHLGKQELEPMQEHKLRYFQFFLKRVSYEAMKTYKHYLETNEKQIRQCYAEKFPGMAQEKFVDMMLLDAVFIMELLLRNRELKSQSFKHEQKHKESKSFRGRNSEDLIMTQSWLSRNITRDLILIENQIPFFVLQKLYDDVVTCVKEKEEQHTSFVDLTIEYFAFYDSQMSSLNENETKKHYFCGLLRKSKSKDESPKPFTVVRRSGSEEPCISKSEDNGSKETCKSENKNSCCKPEHFTDLIRWFYLPTECNIGHADQVLRTATKLQDSGVSFEKDDMDGRLLDITFDKTPILSSFLCFGCSPLLNQFKARVRIPQLKVDHNTECIFRNLIAFEQCHYPEKPYICNYVSLIDSLIHTQLDVELLVEKEVIVHELGSHKDVASLVNGLCKHVVTNSTCYSDTINKLNDHYMNDWNHTVAALRLVYFRDLWRASGTVVGIVVLVFAVFQFLRVWRYLF; from the coding sequence ATGGCACATGCTACTAATAACAATCCTTCTGCTGATGCTTCCTTACCTGAAACCAAATATATTGATATGGTGAAACATGTGATCAACATTAGAGTCCTAGGAGTCCTAGAAGAGCTAAGGCTGTCTGAGCGTAGCATCTACAAGGTTCCTTGCACACTCCGAAAGGTGAAGGAGGAAGCCTATACTCCCCTGTGCATCTCAATAGGCCCAATTCACCTCGGCAAACAAGAACTCGAGCCAATGCAAGAGCACAAGCTAAGATACTTCCAATTCTTCTTGAAACGTGTCTCATATGAAGCCATGAAGACTTATAAACACTACCTTGAGACCAATGAAAAACAGATTCGACAATGCTATGCAGAGAAATTCCCTGGCATGGCCCAAGAGAAATTCGTGGACATGATGTTGTTGGATGCTGTGTTCATCATGGAACTTTTGTTGAGAAACCGTGAATTGAAATCACAAAGTTTCAAGCACGAGCAAAAACACAAGGAATCCAAATCGTTTCGAGGGAGAAACAGTGAAGATCTCATCATGACACAGTCCTGGCTCAGCAGGAACATCACCAGGGACTTGATCcttatagaaaatcaaatcccTTTCTTTGTGCTACAGAAACTCTATGATGACGTTGTCACTTGTGTCAAAGAGAAGGAAGAACAACACACCAGCTTTGTTGATCTCACCATTGAGTACTTTGCATTCTATGACAGTCAGATGTCTTCTCTTAATGAAAATGAAACCAAGAAACACTATTTCTGTGGCTTACTCCGCAAGTCAAAGAGCAAAGATGAGAGTCCAAAACCCTTCACTGTTGTTCGTAGAAGCGGTTCTGAGGAACCTTGTATATCAAAGAGCGAAGATAATGGTTCCAAGGAAACTTGTAagtcagaaaacaaaaatagttgTTGTAAACCAGAACACTTCACTGATCTGATAAGGTGGTTTTACCTTCCCACTGAGTGCAATATTGGTCATGCTGATCAGGTTCTAAGAACTGCAACAAAGTTACAAGACTCAGGAGTGAGCTTTGAGAAAGATGATATGGATGGAAGGTTACTAGACATAACCTTTGACAAGACGCCTATTCTGAGCTCATTTCTTTGCTTTGGTTGCTCTCCACTGTTGAACCAATTCAAAGCACGTGTGAGGATCCCCCAATTGAAGGTGGACCACAACACTGAATGCATTTTCAGAAATCTCATTGCCTTTGAGCAGTGTCACTATCCTGAGAAGCCCTACATTTGCAACTACGTTTCTCTTATTGACTCTCTCATACACACTCAGCTTGATGTGGAGTTGCTGGTTGAGAAGGAAGTGATTGTGCATGAATTGGGGAGTCACAAGGACGTGGCGTCTCTTGTTAATGGTCTATGCAAACATGTTGTCACAAACTCGACGTGTTACTCTGACACTATAAATAAGCTCAACGACCATTACATGAACGATTGGAACCACACCGTAGCAGCGTTGAGGTTGGTGTACTTCCGAGACCTTTGGAGGGCAAGTGGCACTGTGGTGGGCATTGTTGTGCTGGTTTTCGCTGTCTTCCAATTCCTCCGTGTTTGGCGTTATCTCTTCTAG